In a genomic window of Aeromonas veronii:
- a CDS encoding glutathione S-transferase family protein has product MIVLHHLNKSRSQRIIWLLEELGQPYEIKAYQRDATTFLAPPELKAIHPLGKSPVIELNGRVLAESGAITEYLIARYAAERLAPAPDSPDYPEYLQWLHFAESSGILPLLLDMFVRKDGSPMRFLPDYAKAECAKVLGYLNEVLATRHYLVGDRLSGADIMNSFLVDLLAQSGRLAHFPHLQAYWQRLNTHPARQKAVELERELDQRA; this is encoded by the coding sequence ATGATAGTCCTGCACCACCTGAACAAATCCCGCTCCCAACGCATCATCTGGCTGCTCGAAGAGCTGGGCCAACCCTATGAGATCAAGGCGTATCAGCGCGATGCCACCACCTTTCTGGCACCGCCCGAGCTCAAGGCTATTCACCCCCTCGGCAAGTCGCCGGTCATCGAGCTCAACGGCCGGGTGCTGGCGGAATCGGGTGCCATCACCGAGTACCTGATCGCCCGCTACGCCGCCGAACGGCTGGCACCGGCACCAGATAGCCCCGACTATCCTGAATACCTGCAGTGGCTCCACTTTGCCGAGAGCTCCGGCATCCTGCCGCTGCTGCTCGACATGTTCGTGCGCAAGGATGGCAGCCCGATGCGCTTCCTGCCGGACTACGCCAAGGCGGAGTGTGCCAAGGTGCTGGGCTACCTCAATGAGGTACTGGCAACCCGACACTATCTGGTGGGGGATCGCCTCTCCGGCGCCGACATCATGAACTCCTTCCTGGTGGATCTGCTGGCGCAAAGCGGCCGGCTGGCCCACTTCCCGCACCTGCAAGCCTACTGGCAGCGCCTCAACACCCATCCGGCCCGTCAGAAGGCGGTAGAGCTGGAGCGCGAGCTGGATCAGCGCGCCTGA